One stretch of Rhipicephalus sanguineus isolate Rsan-2018 chromosome 10, BIME_Rsan_1.4, whole genome shotgun sequence DNA includes these proteins:
- the LOC125760083 gene encoding uncharacterized protein LOC125760083: MFRDYQVLVSNGAPLAWLPESKGAVPSGAIQGGKSHDGEPLYIGRARHNGMLTIGKVHSSEGRLYVSFGCNEYSYTEYQVLVCKTINL; this comes from the coding sequence GTGCTTGTATCTAATGGAGCTCCGTTGGCATGGCTACCAGAATCCAAGGGCGCAGTGCCAAGTGGTGCCATACAGGGTGGCAAAAGCCACGATGGCGAGCCACTCTACATCGGTCGAGCACGTCACAATGGCATGCTCACTATAGGCAAGGTTCATTCATCGGAAGGACGGCTGTATGTCTCTTTTGGTTGCAACGAGTATTCCTACACTGAATACCAGGTCCTCGTCTGCAAGACAATTAACCTGTGA